A window of the Pseudomonas furukawaii genome harbors these coding sequences:
- a CDS encoding CBS domain-containing protein, translating into MKTVAEILRAKSHTQLFSVEPTTTVLEAALMMADKDIGALVVMQGGELVGIVTERDFVRRVAALERSAYGTTIEEIMTSNLFVVTPRDSNQYCMQLMTEKNLRHLPVLQDGKLVGLLSIRDLVRDITAEQESLIQHLEQYIRGA; encoded by the coding sequence ATGAAAACCGTCGCCGAGATTCTCAGAGCCAAATCCCATACCCAGCTGTTCAGCGTCGAGCCCACCACCACCGTCCTGGAGGCCGCCCTGATGATGGCCGACAAGGACATCGGCGCCCTGGTGGTGATGCAGGGCGGCGAGCTGGTGGGCATCGTCACCGAGCGAGACTTCGTGCGCCGCGTGGCCGCGCTGGAGCGCTCGGCCTACGGCACCACCATCGAAGAGATCATGACCTCCAACCTCTTCGTGGTGACCCCGCGGGACAGCAACCAGTACTGCATGCAGCTGATGACCGAGAAGAACCTGCGTCACCTGCCGGTGCTGCAGGACGGCAAGCTGGTGGGGCTGCTGTCCATCCGCGACCTGGTGCGGGACATCACCGCCGAGCAGGAAAGCCTGATCCAGCACCTGGAGCAGTACATCCGCGGCGCCTGA